One genomic region from Natrarchaeobius halalkaliphilus encodes:
- a CDS encoding TetR/AcrR family transcriptional regulator — MATDLFDEPDGTREEILAATYRALRTHGYADLTISAIGEEFEKSPSLVYRHYESKDDLVLACLAFMLERFEARMTDDEITDSRRRLEAFLHWGLDEMSSTRYRFVTTLVELRLQATHDEAYQEHFTRSDDVFESHVVEIVQSGVDRGDFQECDPERVAAMLVTIVSGALFRRATSDSAAWPADVQAELEAYLESTVYRD, encoded by the coding sequence GTGGCCACCGACCTCTTCGACGAGCCGGACGGAACGCGCGAGGAGATCCTCGCTGCGACGTACCGTGCACTGCGCACGCATGGGTACGCGGACCTGACGATCAGCGCCATCGGCGAGGAGTTCGAAAAGAGCCCCTCGCTGGTCTATCGCCACTACGAGAGCAAGGACGACCTCGTCCTCGCGTGTCTCGCGTTCATGCTCGAGCGGTTCGAAGCGCGCATGACCGACGACGAAATCACCGACTCGCGCCGCCGTCTCGAGGCGTTTCTCCACTGGGGACTCGACGAGATGTCTTCGACCCGGTACCGGTTCGTGACCACGCTCGTCGAACTGCGACTGCAGGCGACCCACGACGAGGCCTACCAGGAGCACTTCACCCGAAGCGACGACGTCTTCGAGAGTCACGTCGTCGAAATCGTCCAGTCCGGCGTCGATCGCGGGGACTTCCAGGAGTGCGATCCCGAACGCGTCGCGGCGATGCTCGTCACCATCGTCTCCGGCGCGCTGTTTCGCCGCGCCACCAGCGACTCCGCGGCGTGGCCGGCGGACGTCCAGGCCGAACTCGAGGCCTACCTCGAGAGCACGGTCTATCGAGACTGA
- a CDS encoding BGTF surface domain-containing protein — MTSEISLREKGRAVFLAAIMVLSVVAMSAAFAGAATATDDDLSSGSTYWQGQELNITETDGVDDGADLQIREYDGDNDIGSLVNEFSLDGDGHAVVETDGLDAGDYVITNASDRSEAIEFDDGEASVASDAESAYFEITTQDLDAEFDDEIVNDGDDSVTDLEIDSNRGTYSVIVNADGDLDDEELFNIFVEDGQDIYDNIRDDPSTDNTSVDEDLEPTESGPDHRFGDFSAALFDDTEDDYEEQIVLLDINDLEEEVDFADIDTGEYDLTFDVVDSTAEDTATIEVVEEDVDAAFDQSVYTQSAGDVVEFTVELDDTDSAYIQFGDEDAGYLDVLYVEDDSDNDEVTFQVNTRTAGAPDTDTDLVFHSEDDIVQSLVHDGGDEVEDAEFYDEDTDGTAQDFEWYLEELDLIQDGDDPEDQLVRPLQATDYDVALNGNGHFIVNSDGEAELDDELDLATLDLTTPGIDSISTHVAPSDDADEHDLGELRDLLTERSDIAEDDQLVITAEATGLHGALLAEEGDWSALEDGFGADSLYELTDNDGEGINFEVEADDATGNQDPTSLVLENADDEDVFVLADNDAGELYIVIDTSSSDAFDRSISDGMDFTAELEYETDSDDRYQFDDEWNNGGAGSSHDGAAYPYFPADSDQSVSTEFTIVDPEVTFDNLDEDDYVQLETSDEFEITGETNVAPGTDSSVRITNAGDTPSFLHTLDDTEIDSDGSFTTNAVDFSDRDEGDEGEVDFRVGGSTVDDADALFVDELATDDDPEETDDTDEETDDTEETDDSDDEPVETDDSDDEPVETDDSDDEPVDSDDSVPGFGVAVALVALLAAAMLALRRQH, encoded by the coding sequence ATGACAAGCGAAATTTCGCTTCGCGAAAAGGGACGTGCAGTGTTCCTGGCCGCGATTATGGTCCTTTCCGTCGTCGCGATGTCGGCTGCGTTCGCCGGCGCGGCAACGGCGACTGACGACGATCTCAGCTCGGGATCGACCTACTGGCAGGGACAGGAGTTGAATATCACAGAAACCGATGGCGTCGATGACGGCGCCGACTTACAGATCCGTGAGTACGACGGCGACAACGACATCGGAAGCCTCGTAAACGAGTTCTCACTCGACGGTGACGGTCACGCGGTCGTCGAGACCGACGGCCTCGACGCGGGTGACTACGTAATCACTAACGCGAGCGACCGAAGTGAGGCCATCGAGTTTGACGACGGCGAAGCGTCGGTCGCGTCCGACGCCGAAAGCGCCTACTTCGAGATCACCACGCAGGACCTCGACGCCGAGTTCGACGACGAGATCGTCAACGACGGCGACGACAGCGTTACTGACCTCGAGATCGACTCGAACCGAGGAACGTACTCGGTAATCGTCAACGCTGACGGCGACCTCGACGACGAAGAACTGTTCAACATCTTCGTCGAGGACGGCCAGGATATCTACGACAACATCCGAGACGACCCAAGCACGGACAACACCTCGGTTGACGAGGATCTGGAACCAACTGAATCCGGTCCCGACCACCGGTTCGGTGACTTCAGCGCCGCGCTCTTCGACGACACCGAGGACGACTACGAAGAGCAGATCGTTCTCCTCGACATCAACGATCTCGAGGAAGAAGTCGACTTCGCTGACATCGATACCGGCGAGTACGACCTCACGTTCGACGTCGTCGATTCGACGGCCGAAGACACGGCGACGATCGAAGTCGTCGAAGAGGACGTTGACGCCGCGTTCGACCAGAGCGTCTACACGCAGTCCGCCGGTGACGTCGTCGAGTTCACCGTCGAACTCGATGACACCGACAGCGCGTACATCCAGTTCGGTGACGAAGACGCTGGCTACCTCGACGTCCTCTACGTCGAGGACGACAGCGACAACGACGAAGTGACCTTCCAGGTCAACACGCGTACCGCGGGTGCACCTGACACTGACACTGATCTCGTCTTCCACTCCGAAGACGACATCGTCCAGAGTCTCGTCCACGACGGCGGCGACGAAGTCGAAGACGCCGAGTTCTACGATGAGGACACCGACGGAACCGCCCAGGACTTCGAGTGGTACCTCGAGGAGCTCGATCTGATCCAGGACGGTGACGACCCAGAAGACCAGCTCGTCCGTCCGCTGCAGGCGACTGACTACGACGTCGCCCTCAACGGTAACGGACACTTCATCGTCAACAGCGACGGCGAGGCCGAGCTCGACGACGAGCTCGACCTGGCCACGCTCGACCTGACGACGCCCGGCATCGACTCGATCAGCACGCACGTTGCACCGTCCGACGACGCTGACGAACACGACCTCGGCGAACTCCGAGACCTCCTCACCGAGCGCTCGGACATCGCTGAGGACGACCAGCTAGTCATCACGGCCGAAGCGACCGGCCTCCACGGTGCACTGCTCGCTGAAGAAGGCGACTGGAGCGCTCTCGAGGACGGCTTCGGAGCGGACTCCCTCTACGAACTGACCGACAACGACGGCGAAGGTATCAACTTCGAGGTCGAAGCCGACGACGCCACGGGTAACCAGGACCCAACGTCGCTCGTCCTCGAGAACGCTGACGACGAGGACGTCTTCGTCCTCGCAGACAACGACGCAGGCGAACTCTACATCGTCATCGACACGAGTTCCAGCGACGCGTTCGACCGCTCCATCTCGGACGGAATGGACTTCACCGCTGAACTCGAGTACGAGACGGACAGCGACGACCGCTACCAGTTCGACGACGAGTGGAACAACGGTGGCGCTGGCTCCAGCCACGACGGAGCGGCCTACCCGTACTTCCCAGCTGACTCCGATCAGTCCGTGAGCACCGAGTTCACGATCGTCGACCCTGAAGTCACGTTCGACAACCTCGACGAGGACGACTACGTCCAGCTCGAGACCTCGGACGAGTTCGAAATCACCGGCGAGACGAACGTTGCGCCGGGCACCGACTCGAGCGTCCGCATCACGAACGCTGGCGACACGCCAAGCTTCCTGCACACGCTCGACGACACCGAGATCGACAGTGACGGATCGTTCACGACGAACGCCGTCGACTTCAGCGACCGTGACGAAGGCGACGAAGGCGAAGTCGACTTCCGTGTTGGCGGTAGCACGGTCGACGACGCCGACGCGCTCTTCGTCGACGAGCTCGCAACCGACGACGATCCAGAAGAGACTGACGACACTGACGAAGAGACCGACGACACTGAAGAGACCGACGACTCCGATGACGAGCCAGTCGAGACCGACGACTCTGACGATGAGCCAGTCGAGACCGACGACTCCGATGACGAGCCAGTCGACTCCGACGACAGTGTTCCAGGCTTCGGTGTTGCAGTCGCACTCGTTGCCCTGCTGGCAGCCGCGATGCTCGCGCTTCGCCGCCAGCACTGA